AATAAGGCTGGCCGTAAGGCCGATCATACCTATGAAAACGATTCCTATGTTGCGAAGTCCGTAATATTCGGTTGTTGTAATTTTGCTTCCTTCCATCAGCTCCAGTACAAGGATGGAGAGGCTGAACAGAAGGGCAAACGATGTCCACATTACCAAAATGTACCTGAAAATACGCAAGCCGGAATCCTCCCCGCGAAACATCTTACTGATACAGACGCAGCCGGGCTGGAAAAAGTTTTGGTTTCGGTGTATGTTGTACACTTTACTTTTGGTGCGATACTGATTATAATAATTCATGTTGTCCTTGCGGTCGTGGCGGAATTGGCAGACGCGCTAGATTCAGGTTCTAGTGGTGTAACAGCCGTGGAGGTTCGAGTCCTCTCGACCGCATAATAGTTGAAATCAGCCCTTCAGAATCAGTCTGAAGGGCTGATTTGTTTTATGGCTAAGATAATTCCCCGAGTCTCATATCACGTTTCCAAGTCTAATGCCAAAATGGCAGCTCGCCACGCAAATATTTGCCGGTGATCGAGCGCGCCGCGGCACCTTGCCCTTCGACGAGCTGCTGCGGTGTCCCTTGGAATATGACCATGCCGCCCCGGGCGCCGCTTTCCGGGCCCATGTCGATGATCCAGTCCGCACTCCGGATTATGTCCGGGTGATGCTCGATGACGACGACCGTGTTGCCGGCGTCGACCAAGCGGTTCATGATGTCGAGCAGTAGCCCGACATCGGACATGTGGAGGCCGGTCGTCGGCTCGTCCATGACGTAAATGCTGCCCGCCTTGTGCAGCTCACAGGCGAGCTTCAGCCTCTGGCGCTCGCCGCCCGACAAGGTGCTCAGCGGCTGCCCGAGCGTCACGTAGCCGAGCCCGACGTCCGCGACCGCCTGCAGACGTCGGCGGATGGACGGATGCTTGTCGAATACGGCCAGGGCCTCCTCGGTCGTCAACGCCAGTACGTCCGATATGGATCGGCCTCGGTACCGGTATTGCAGCACTTCCTCTTTGAACCTGCGGCCGCCGCACGTTTCGCAGACTGTGCGGATGCCCTCCATGAAGGCGAGGTCCGTATAGAGGACGCCGAGCCCCTGGCACGTCTCGCATGCCCCCGACGAATTGAAGCTGAACAGAGAGGCGTTGACGAAGTTCGCCTTTGCGAACAACTTGCGCAGTTCATCCATAATGCCCGTATACGTCGCAGGGTTCGAGCGGACCGACGCCCCGACTGCCGACTGGTTCGTCGCAATCGCCTCGGGATAGCGCGCCAGAAACTCGCCGTTGATCAGCGAGCTTTTGCCGGAGCCGGCTACGCCGGTCACGACCGTCAGCACGCCTGCCGGGATGTCGACCGATACCCGCTTTAAGTTATGAAGCGCCGCATCGACGATCGGGTAGGAGCCTGTCGGCTTGCGGACGTCCTTGCGCAGCGTCAGCTCGTGCCGCAAGTACCGGCCCGTCAAGGTGTCGGCATACAGCAGTCCTTCAACGTCCCCTTCATAGACGATCCGCCCGCCGTGAACGCCGGCGTGTGGGCCGACGTCTACGATATGATCGGCGGCCGTGATGACGTCGCGGTCGTGCTCGACGACTATCACCGTGTTTCCCTTGTCGCACAGCTGACGGAGCAGCCGGTTTAACCGAATAACGTCCCTCGGGTGCAGTCCGGCGCTGGGTTCGTCGAAAATGTACAGCATGTCGGTCAGGCTGCTGCCAAGGTGGCGCACCATCTTGATTCGCTGCGATTCGCCGCCGGACAGTGACGCCGTTTCCCGGTCGAGGCTAAGGTAATCGAGTCCGATGTCGATCAGTTGTTGGAGCCGCTCGGCTAGCGCGGATGTTACCGTCTCCGCAACCGACTCCCGGATGCTGCGCACGACATATATGAGCTCGCCGACCTCCATGGCGGCCATCTCCGCGATGTTCAAACTGCCGATACGGCAGTTAAGCGCCGCTTGATTGAGCCGCGTCCTGCGGCAGAGCGGACAAGGGGCGAACATCATGTACGGCTGGGCGCGGCTCAATGTCGCTTCGGCCATTTCCTCCGAATCCCGCTTGATGTAAAGCCGTTCGAATTTCGTGACAACACCTTCGTAGCTCGCGTCCATCGGGCCGGTTGGCGTATCGAACGAGATTTTCGCTTCCTTCCCGCCGATGCCGTAAAGTAATAAGTTCCATTCTTCGTCCGAGTAATCTTCCAATTTCTTATCATTGTCGAAAAGTCTCGACATCACGTATAACTTCCAGTACCACGTGCCGACGCGGAACGTCGGAAAAGCAATGCCGCCTTCATTCAGCGACTTTGTCCGGTCCAACAGCTTGCTGACGTCTGCCGAAACAATCTTGCCAACGCCGTGGCATTCCGGGCACATCCCGGCCGGATCGTTAAATGAGAACGCGTTCGAATTGCCGACGAATGGCTGCCCGACGCGCGAGAACAGAAGCCGCAGCAGCGCGTAGATATCCGTGATCGTGCCGACGGTCGACCGAGAGTTGCCGCCGAGCCGTTTCTGGTCGACGACGATAGCGGGGGACAAATGTTCGATCGCGTCCGCTTCGGGCGGGCTGAATTTCGGGAGCCGGTTGCGGATGAATGCGCTGAACGTTTCGTTCAGCTCCCGCTGCGCCTCGGCGCCGATCGTGTCAAAAACAATCGACGACTTGCCGGAGCCGGATACCCCGGTGAAAACCGTCAGCTTCCGCTTCGGGATGCGAAGCGTAATATCCTTCAAGTTGTTTTCTCTCGCGCCCTTGATGACGATGCAATTCTGATCCATACAGTCAACACCTTTTCGCGTAGTTCATACACGGATCAGTATACAAGTATTATTATGACATCTTCTGTCATAATCGTGCGGCGGATGAAAACGAAACGGTTCCGGTTTCCCCCGTGAGCCAACACTTTGACAAGTACCCCTCCTGTTATTAATATGACACAAGGTGACATATATAAGGTCTATAATGAGTGATAGATAGATCAACGAAAGGAGTAACGAATCTTGAAACGGAAAATCATTTTAGATTTAGCAGTTACTTTGGATGGTTTTATTGAAGGGAGAAATGGGGAAGTCGATTGGTGCATAATGGACTCTGAGATGGGGTTTATTGATTTCTTAAAACAAATTGATATTATTTTTTATGGAAGAAAAAGCTATGATTTATGGGGACAATTTACTCCAGAAATTGAACAAACGGATAATGATAAAGAACTTTGGGAATTATTTCATAGTAAAGAGAAATATGTGTTTTCCAGGACGCAAAAAGGGACTGATAACCAAGCAATATTCATAAATGATAATATTCTTGAAGAAGTAAATAAATTAAAGAATAAGCCCGGTAAAGACATCTGGCTATATGGTGGAGCAAATCTTATTACAACTTTTATCCATTTAGGGCTTGTAGATGAATTTAGATTATCTGTTCATCCTGTTATTTTGGGAGAAGGAAAACCGTTGTTTATTGATATAAAACAGAGGTTGAATTTAAAAATGGTTCATACAAGAACGTTCTCCTCTGGCGTTGTGCAACTAATCTATCATTTAAATGGGAAATAATGCAGCACAGCTGGCAGCGCACTATCGCTCATACAGAACAAATGAGGCTGCCGGCGATCGGCAGCCTCCATTACGTTAACTGGCAGCTATGCTCAATAAGAACGGGCAAGAATTTGCGGTGGCTTGAATATAGACGCAAAAAAAAAACCGCCGAAAGCCTTGATTTTACAAGGTTATTGGCGGCTGGGGATCACCGGATCTAATTTTTTGTACCTAATCAATTCCTTTACCCAGATTCCTCTGGCGAACCATCGTCGTCACGCTCCTGTTGCGGGCTTTCATATTCGAGGTGCATAACGGCTTTGCCCCATATGCTGCGCTCCATTAAACGCCTGGCAATGTCGGAAATGTTCGACCATGCAGCCTCCAGATGAATAGGCGGGCGGAGAGAGCCTTCCGCAACAAGCTCGGCAAGCCGCCTCAGGTCGGACGAAACCGGATGATGCCGCAGTTCGTCGTACAGAAATAAGCCGTATAAATGAGTGTTTCCCTTCGTATAAAATTCCCTTGCTTCGAACACGGTCGGTTGATTGGAGGCGTTGCCGCAAAGTACGCATGTACCGCCGGTCGCGAGCAGGCTTAAGGAGGAGGAAAGCGAACTTCCTCCTACCGATTCCAAAATAAGATCGAATGGACCGTAAGAAGACGCTGGTTCGGGATCGTCTCCAACTACAACGTTTTTCACTCCCTCAGAGCGTAAGGATTCGATGGTGTCGGGTTTTCTGATCCGCGCGGTTACGCTCGCGCCCGCTCGAACGGCCAATTGGCAGGCGAACCGGCCTACTCCGCCGGAAGCGCCTGTCACTAGCACGGATTTGCCTTGCAATGCCCCGCCTTTCTCAATGCCGTATAAAGCGGTTAATCCTGCAACGGGAAGGCAGGCTGCTTCGGCAAACGAAACGGAGTCCGGAAGCTCGGTCAGGAAAGCGGTAGGAGCGGCAACGCGCTCCGACCATGCTCCGGAAGGGACAAGTCCGACAACCCTTGCACCCGGCGGAGGACCTGAGCCGTCGGCAGCCGCCTTCTCCACGACACCGGCAAAATCCCAGCCTGGCCGCAGTTTTTTGCCGGAGAGAAAGGCATTGCGTACTTCTCCGCCGTTCAGCGAGAATGTTTTCACTTTGACAACCGCTTCCGAGTCGGCTGCAACGGGCGCTTCAACTTCGTCGATAACAAAGATGCCGGGTGTCTCCGGATCTGCCACAACAGCCCGGATGACGGGGTTCAAATGTTGTTTTTCTTTTCTCATCGGGAATCCCCCTTCGTTCAATTTATATGATCGACGGTCGATCGGATGAGTTATGATGTTCTTTGAAGCCGAATTTATCCCACCAGTTTGCAAGAGGTTTGGGAGACCACTAAGCTTTTCGGCCGAGCAGCTTCATTGTTGCCGGTACCAGGAGCCCACGCACGATGGTCGCATCAACTACGATTGCGATCACCAGGCCAACGCCGATCATTTTCATTAACGTCACGCTCGAAAGTACAAACCCGCCGACCACCACGATAAGGAGCAAAGCGGCGCTCGTTATGATTTTTGCTGTTCGCTGAACGCCAAGCGCAACCGATTCGACGGGATCTCCCGAGCGGACCCATTCCTCGCGTATGCGGGAGAGCAGAAACACTTCATAATCCATAGCGAGCCCGAAAGCAACGGCCACGATGAGAACGGGAAAGTTGATATCCACGGCGCCGACCGGTACGAAATTCAAAAGTTCGTCAAGGTAGCCGTCCTGGAAGATCAGCTTGATCGCACCAAACGATGCCGATAGAGACAACAAATTTAAAACGATGGATTTCAAGGGCAGAATGACGGAACCGAAGGCGAGAAACATAACGACGAACGAAACCACAACGACAAACAAGGCCATCCAGGGCATTCTGGAAATGATCATATCGACGATGTCGACTCTGGATGCAGGCATGCCGGTGAAAAAGGCTTGAGCACCTTGCGGAGGGGTTTCTCTTCGCAGCTCCTCGACCATTTGCCTTGCTTCCCGGGACATCGGATCGATTTTGTAGCTGAGTGTCAACCGCGCCAAGTTTTCATGCGTGCCGGTAATTTTAGCGCCGGTTACGCCTTCGATGCGTGCCAACCTTTGCACATAATCTTGCAATGCCGTTTTCGCTTGCGCAGAATCGGCTGTTCCTTGAAATTCCACGACGGAAGTAACGATTTTGGCCGGATCGGCGGAAAACCGGCTCGCCATTTCTTGGGTGACCATACGGGCATCCGCTCCGACAGGAAGAACCCAATCTCCGGGACGCGCCCAGTTTACACCGAGAAAAGGCAGTCCTAATGCGACGAGCAGGACGACGATCCCGACCGTTGCCGTCAGCGGTCTGCGCATGACGGCGCGGGCCACCCGGTACCACCGTCCTTGCCGCTCGTTAAACTCCGAGCTTTCCGCGCGTTTCCTGCGCAATCGCGGAAAGGGGACCCGGAGAGCGTTTACCCGTTTACCGACGATCCGCAGCAGAGCCGGCAGCACCGACAGCGAACTGAGAACCGCGAACAAAACGGTCGCAACGCCCGCGTATCCCATCGACAGCATGATACGGGAAGGGAAGACGATCAGACAGGCGAGCGATACGGCCACGGTCAGTCCGGAGAAGGCGACCGTGCGCCCGGCTGTCGCCATCGTTCTTATTACGGCCTCATCTGTAGTATGGCCATCAGCCAGCTCCTCTCGAAACCGGTTTACGATAAAAAGCGCGTAGTCGATTGCGAGTCCGAGTCCCAATATGGTGACCACATTAATGGCAAATGTCGATATATCGGCGAAAAAGGTCACTCCCCGCAGGACGACAAGAGAGCCGACCGCCACCATCACTCCGAGAATAAGGGGAAGGGCGGCCGCCACCGCACTGCGGAAAATGAAAACGAGCAAAATGAGAAGTATCGGTATCGACAACGTCTCCGCTCTGGCGATATCCCGTCCGATCTGGGAATTAACCTGTTCGGTCATCGGGGTCAATCCGCCGAACCGCACGGTCATTCCGGGTACAATCAAGTCGTCCTTGATCGCACCCAACTGCTTGACACGTTCGCGGTCATCTCCGGAGGCAAGCTGTATTCCTACATACGTCGCGTGACGGTCCTTGGATACGAATGCCTCATCCTTATTGATCCAATAAGAGTCGAGACGGCTGATTGAATCGCGAGGCAGTTTTTCCAAAGCTTGCTGAATCGGCCCATTGAAAGCGGGGTCGTCAACGGTAAGTTCCTTGTGTTCGTATAGAACAACGACATCGGTTACTTGACGCCCGAGCGGTCCCTGAAGGAATTCATCGGCAAGTGATGACTCGCTGGTGGGATCGTCAAACCCCGCTCCTCCGGTAAGCGAACCGAATACGCCTACTCCCCAAAAGCCTCCCAAAACAATAAACAAGATCATGCCGGCAACAATCCACCACCTGGCCTTGACGGCCGTCCTGCCAATAGCTGCAAAACCGTTATCCTTCATCGTCATATGTTCGCCTTCTTTCTTGTTACATTTTCATCACAAGTATAAAACAAAATGGTTACTAAGTAAACTAATTTGTACTAAATTAGTATAATATATTATTTTTAGTTTAAATTTCGCTCGTTCCAATCGCTATAAGTTAGCAGGGTTACAAAAAAAGAGCGCAAGATGACGTAAGATGGCGCCATTCATTTCGGATATGCTGGATACAAGGTTATACGGTGATCGCAACGATGCGCGAGAGCGGGGACGCGGAAGCAAAAAACGACGCGGCATTTAGCCGGCGTCGTTTTTTCAACATCCTTTTTCGCGGGAAGTGGAGGCGCTCAATACGGGATTTCGTTTTTTAGGAGTTTATTTCTGCAGTTTCCGCATCGAGCCGACGTACCTCACGGGAGGATAACGTCCAGAGGGCCCCCGCTAGCAGCAAAAAACCGCTAACGACAAAGATGAAGCCGATCCAGGACCCTGCACCATAACCGATAAGCATGCGAAGCCACGGCTGCTTCTCCATTGGCAGGGGCGTTTCAAGCCACCGGTCCGCAAGAGGCCCCGTCACGAGAAACGATAAGGGAGCCATCACGGCACACAGCTGGCCATAGGCCGCGAACACCCTCCCCTGAAGGGCAAGCGGCGTTTTGCGCTGTAAAATGGAGTGAAACAAAGCTCCCGTCATCGCGAGCGGAAGCATCAGCAGGAACAAGGCGGCCCCCATCATTCCGGTATGCCGGCTCATTCCGAGAAGTACAAACATCGAGGAGGTAAGTATGGATCCGGCAAAGATGAACCTGATTTTGTATCGGAAATGCCCCCACCATACGGCCGCCGCGGCCCCTGTTAACGCCCCGGCATTCATGGCTGCGAGAAGTACGGACAGCGTATCGGTGCCCCCCGTCCGTTGGAGAAAGTAAGGGATGGCCAGCTCCAACGGCCCATTTAATATAAAATTCCACCACCCGAAATAAAGAAACAGGTGTAGCAGCGGTTTCTGCTTCCAGAGGAACCGGTAGCCTTGGACGGCCTCGCTCCACAGGCGATTTTCTTCCTGCTGCGGCTCGTCGCGCTTCATTTCGGGAAGCGGAAGAAAAGCGATGACCCCCGTTCCTATTAGGAATGTGGTCAGATCCACAACCAAGATTCCGGCAATCCCGTAGGGTTCGTACAGCATACCGGTCAACGAAGGGGCGATGACCCCCGCAAGCGGGAAGAGCAACTCCTTCATCGAA
The window above is part of the Paenibacillus hamazuiensis genome. Proteins encoded here:
- a CDS encoding ATP-binding cassette domain-containing protein gives rise to the protein MDQNCIVIKGARENNLKDITLRIPKRKLTVFTGVSGSGKSSIVFDTIGAEAQRELNETFSAFIRNRLPKFSPPEADAIEHLSPAIVVDQKRLGGNSRSTVGTITDIYALLRLLFSRVGQPFVGNSNAFSFNDPAGMCPECHGVGKIVSADVSKLLDRTKSLNEGGIAFPTFRVGTWYWKLYVMSRLFDNDKKLEDYSDEEWNLLLYGIGGKEAKISFDTPTGPMDASYEGVVTKFERLYIKRDSEEMAEATLSRAQPYMMFAPCPLCRRTRLNQAALNCRIGSLNIAEMAAMEVGELIYVVRSIRESVAETVTSALAERLQQLIDIGLDYLSLDRETASLSGGESQRIKMVRHLGSSLTDMLYIFDEPSAGLHPRDVIRLNRLLRQLCDKGNTVIVVEHDRDVITAADHIVDVGPHAGVHGGRIVYEGDVEGLLYADTLTGRYLRHELTLRKDVRKPTGSYPIVDAALHNLKRVSVDIPAGVLTVVTGVAGSGKSSLINGEFLARYPEAIATNQSAVGASVRSNPATYTGIMDELRKLFAKANFVNASLFSFNSSGACETCQGLGVLYTDLAFMEGIRTVCETCGGRRFKEEVLQYRYRGRSISDVLALTTEEALAVFDKHPSIRRRLQAVADVGLGYVTLGQPLSTLSGGERQRLKLACELHKAGSIYVMDEPTTGLHMSDVGLLLDIMNRLVDAGNTVVVIEHHPDIIRSADWIIDMGPESGARGGMVIFQGTPQQLVEGQGAAARSITGKYLRGELPFWH
- a CDS encoding dihydrofolate reductase family protein, which gives rise to MKRKIILDLAVTLDGFIEGRNGEVDWCIMDSEMGFIDFLKQIDIIFYGRKSYDLWGQFTPEIEQTDNDKELWELFHSKEKYVFSRTQKGTDNQAIFINDNILEEVNKLKNKPGKDIWLYGGANLITTFIHLGLVDEFRLSVHPVILGEGKPLFIDIKQRLNLKMVHTRTFSSGVVQLIYHLNGK
- a CDS encoding zinc-binding dehydrogenase; its protein translation is MRKEKQHLNPVIRAVVADPETPGIFVIDEVEAPVAADSEAVVKVKTFSLNGGEVRNAFLSGKKLRPGWDFAGVVEKAAADGSGPPPGARVVGLVPSGAWSERVAAPTAFLTELPDSVSFAEAACLPVAGLTALYGIEKGGALQGKSVLVTGASGGVGRFACQLAVRAGASVTARIRKPDTIESLRSEGVKNVVVGDDPEPASSYGPFDLILESVGGSSLSSSLSLLATGGTCVLCGNASNQPTVFEAREFYTKGNTHLYGLFLYDELRHHPVSSDLRRLAELVAEGSLRPPIHLEAAWSNISDIARRLMERSIWGKAVMHLEYESPQQERDDDGSPEESG
- a CDS encoding MMPL family transporter, whose product is MTMKDNGFAAIGRTAVKARWWIVAGMILFIVLGGFWGVGVFGSLTGGAGFDDPTSESSLADEFLQGPLGRQVTDVVVLYEHKELTVDDPAFNGPIQQALEKLPRDSISRLDSYWINKDEAFVSKDRHATYVGIQLASGDDRERVKQLGAIKDDLIVPGMTVRFGGLTPMTEQVNSQIGRDIARAETLSIPILLILLVFIFRSAVAAALPLILGVMVAVGSLVVLRGVTFFADISTFAINVVTILGLGLAIDYALFIVNRFREELADGHTTDEAVIRTMATAGRTVAFSGLTVAVSLACLIVFPSRIMLSMGYAGVATVLFAVLSSLSVLPALLRIVGKRVNALRVPFPRLRRKRAESSEFNERQGRWYRVARAVMRRPLTATVGIVVLLVALGLPFLGVNWARPGDWVLPVGADARMVTQEMASRFSADPAKIVTSVVEFQGTADSAQAKTALQDYVQRLARIEGVTGAKITGTHENLARLTLSYKIDPMSREARQMVEELRRETPPQGAQAFFTGMPASRVDIVDMIISRMPWMALFVVVVSFVVMFLAFGSVILPLKSIVLNLLSLSASFGAIKLIFQDGYLDELLNFVPVGAVDINFPVLIVAVAFGLAMDYEVFLLSRIREEWVRSGDPVESVALGVQRTAKIITSAALLLIVVVGGFVLSSVTLMKMIGVGLVIAIVVDATIVRGLLVPATMKLLGRKA
- a CDS encoding MFS transporter, whose translation is MCRSIRLPYFFFTLQGISMMGSRMTSIAIGIRLFHETGQATPLLLLPLFNELPLLFFGSWIGIAADRLKRKTAIIAGDTGQAVCTALLVFCLVSEHFPLWPIYGIAALQGLFMALQSSATSAVIPLMVRDDELDRVNSMKELLFPLAGVIAPSLTGMLYEPYGIAGILVVDLTTFLIGTGVIAFLPLPEMKRDEPQQEENRLWSEAVQGYRFLWKQKPLLHLFLYFGWWNFILNGPLELAIPYFLQRTGGTDTLSVLLAAMNAGALTGAAAAVWWGHFRYKIRFIFAGSILTSSMFVLLGMSRHTGMMGAALFLLMLPLAMTGALFHSILQRKTPLALQGRVFAAYGQLCAVMAPLSFLVTGPLADRWLETPLPMEKQPWLRMLIGYGAGSWIGFIFVVSGFLLLAGALWTLSSREVRRLDAETAEINS